The sequence ttggggGTTGTGTGATGCATGGGGCCGCAACAGTTCACACATTTTTCACCGATTAAATATAGTCGAtcggaaaaaaataatatatatatctataataAACACTTTATACTACATGATATGAAATTTCACCTAAAATTATCTCTTTTGTTAAAATGGAAAACTTTTAGATTCAACCAACTaacaaaataaactttataAACTAAGAACACCTCGAATCTTTTCGTACTTTTTATTATCGTCTTCAAATAAATTCTTTTCTACAATAATACCATGAATAGCGCATATATAGCAAAGCAGCAAGGGGAATCTAGAAAATCTTAAATTGAAACTGcttgataaaaaaatgaaaatcaaactACATAGTTAAACATACTTCACTATCATATATACTATGATTATCtgtactttaaaaatattatgtatctTACCATTAATTAAGAATTTCCTACCATATATTGAGGAAGATACATTTGGATACAAGTATTTCCTACCAGATCTATATGTATCGGGTGTGATTCACATCTATCTGGGTGACGGGCGAGAGGTGAACGAGATTTGTTACGTATCTTAAATACATGTAAATTCATTTGaatacaatatatttaaaataaattacacttaattTAGATCTCGTATATTCTAAGATATATGAAACCAAACGTATTTAAACGTATAATATTACAAATTAGATTAGTGTATCTACTGAACTCAAGGAAGAAGAATAGTGGCAAACCTAATGCCATAAACTGCAACTCCAATATTAGAAATATTAAGCTTTGAAGgacaaaaatcattttttattacACTGATAATACTGTATAAAGTAAATTTTTCACATCATTAATGTTTATTCGTGATTAgattaaaaatcaattcaaatatcAACAAAATGGTCCCATTAATGCCCATATATATCCTTTGTAGTTTGACAATATATATGGTTACCTTATTACCCTTTTAAATATCCTTGCATTAATCACATATATcaatagaaattttttatttatttattcaaaatccTATCTTTAATATTTTCGATTTGTACACTTGCAAGCTCGTCATTGAAATAATATCTCTATCAAATCTGAATTTAAAACCTACAGACTAGATAATATACGagtatatattgttttcttaatttaaaaaaatgtttgtattGTACTGTTAAAAAATGTAGCTGTTGATTAActaatttaaatcatataaatatatccTATGTTTAATTGCACAGCTAATTACTTAAGAGAAATTCAATTAATAGGCTAATTACATTAAATGGTATACAAGCTCACATTAATATTTGTAACCTCCAAATCTCACCATAATTATAGGAGTAATAACAGTAATTAGTACTATATTTCAGGAAAATTAAAACTCATATTATGGTACAAAATTAACCAGAAAATGAGGAACTAATAAAATCTTCGCAATTGTACATTAATTAACActatcatatataaatattagttcaaagttttttattttccaatttcGTATTCGATATCTACATTAGGTCAGACTATCCAGTTATGCGTGCGTTGCATGTGTGTATCGATCGACGGAGAACTCGCCAGAGAAGCTGAATTGACAGAAACTACGGAAGAGCTGCGACGGTTTCGATGGCGGTGATGACGTCATCGGTATTTTCGTCTCAGCTCTTTTTGCTACTGCGCATTCTTCTCTTCAAGGTACTACTACTTACGAGAAATAACATTTTTCGATCGAATTATTTTTGTGAcgcataaatttatatttttatattataatataatataacataagttATGTTAGTTTGATTCCTATAAAACTTAAACACTTAATGTCAATAGAGGTAAAAGTTCAGTTTAGAACCCATAAATTATATggttaaaatataaattagattatatactTATGTCAATGGAGGCAAAATATTCTAACTTATGCTGATATGGCAAAAATcaagataaataaaatgatttaattggaaaaaatagCATAATTTAGATTCTGTATTACTTATATCAATAAaggtaaaatttcaatttcaaaactcgtactactttatattatatatcttatataagacgtaacttaatttttaaataacctATATGTTAAAAAAAGGCAGAAATTCTACAAACTTGTGCTAGCAAAATTAGGTATTAGAAATGTCACACAACTTATGCCGCTTGAGTTGATTCCTACTTTAACATATGTGTTGTAAAATTAAATCTTAGATAAAGTTGAATtgtttcatgaattttaattaaatgaataattaagaccaagaataacaaattattactttaaaaaaaagaaagtaaaaaaagtgACATAATTCACTACCATATTAAGAGTTTTCATCATATATTGAGAAAAATACAtttagatatatgtatttttactaTCAGATACACTAAAATAGAGAGAGACGAGCAAGATTTGTTATGTATGTATATCTCAAATACATCTGAATTCACTTGAATACAatgtatctagaacaaattacacctaattttgtATCTGAAAATACATGAACatatctaaaagcaccaaaatttgataagatacgtaatattataaactaaaatattaatttattaactagtgagatttatataagttttcaaaattgaaaacCACCCTAAAGCACGAGCAATGCATGAAAAGAACTTCAAGCTGGAGCTAAGTTGGGCTGCCCTAAAAATAGATGGTTGGGCCGACGTAAAGAGTAGATCACTAGCTCAGTGGGCCTGCTCAAACAAAATTGAGATATTGGATAAGGGAACTTATATAAATCTCACTAGTTTAGAAGctaattatttagatatatttagtTTGTAATATTATATATCTTATCAGATTTTGGTGCATCTAGATATTttcagatacatgtatcttgAGATAACATGACATCAAAATTAGGTGTAGTTTGTTTTAGATACATTGTATCTAAgtggattcacatgtatctaaGATACATTACAAATCTTGCTCACTTCCCTCCCATCTCGTTCGCCACTCTACTATCCATAGGGTATCCCATATAAATgtgaatcacactagatacatCCAGATGCATGTAACTAGTgtgatttatatatatctaGGATACATAACAAATATCACTCtataataaaaacaacttttaacAAGAATAAATATGACAAACAAAGAGTGTCAAAGTCTTTaccgacattagttaagtgtcattgaATCCAATGTTGCTAAAAGCTTTaaggacatatacaaagagtattAATTGCcacaaaaatacatttttagcggcaattaagaattaattgccgctaatgatcaattttgatgtaattctctTCCCATCTCACTCGCTCCTTTCCCTATTTTAGGGTATCTAATAGTAATAGCAAAAATTACATATTTCTAAATGTATCTGCCTCAATATATGATGCGATACTTTTGATTAATGATAAGATATATAGTATTTTAAAAGTATGGATAATTATAGTAAATATGATAGTGTATCATCCATCAAGCTAACTAATCAATTAAGAACTAAAGTAAAATAACAAATGAGTGTTTAATAAAACACATGTCTTgcattttataaaattgatatattatttgtaaatCAACTCTTAACAAAAGGATAGCATGTCGGTCCATTTCCCACGTGGCATGTGATAAGCTAAGGTGATTTATAAAACATCACTATTGGTCCAATTTGATTcgttttttagttttttttttagtaataatcaaaatacgtttttttaattcttctgATTTCTTTAGtggtaaaaaaaatgaacatttacATGTGGACATGTGTTAAgaacattttttaaattcacATTATACGttttaaattcaacatttattttcaataaattgtttaaattgaaAGTTCATTGTTAAATAAAAGGTTCGTTTCCTActgttatttatttaaacttggTTGCAACGTGTGAGTAATCTTTTTCCATATTTAAACAATCATAATAAGGGTATTTTACGGTATGAGAAATGAATATGTAAAGAATAAAACTGTAACAATAATGTTACCCAAGAGATCacctttttttccctttatgtACGTAAAAGTTGTATTTTTATTCGCTTTGTAATGgacattaaaaaaaactttaaaaaattgttaaaatgggATGGAGTGTATAACTaaacttgaaaatatatatatatatatatatataaactttattGTTAGCAAAATTTATTTGGATAACATAACCACACGCCAAGTTTAATCTTATCAGCACTTGTCATGACTTCTGCGTGATAAAACATAACTTGCAAATCATAACTAATAACGAGTTTAGCTTTTAAGTATGGCTAAGAACTTAGCTTGAAGAATATTTCAACCTTgttagggttgttacatatcGCTTTGTATCgtattatattatgtgaatAAAGGCGGAGCCCGAATTTTCGACAAGgagttcaaaatatgaaaaaatagaaatacgAAGTAGCCGAAGGGAGTTCGACATCTAATATATACctaaaaagtttattttaaccgtataaaaataatataattttccgccAACGAAGATTTGGATAAACACCGTAAAGATATATGGTGGCTCCACCAATATATGTGAATGTAATGATAAATAATGCGACGGTGCATTCACAACGAACGGATTCGGCTCCTCTCCATTTCTTTTCTCTCCATTTTCTCCAAGTTCCTATTTGGACTAGTGACACATGACATAGGTTAAAATAAATGGTTAAGATTTAATTTCCAAAATAAATCTTTAACcatgatttaattaataaatacattatatattaagtattaagaattattataatataactaTCTTAGCAACATATTATCTTGTCCATAAATATAGGGGGGAAAAAATCTCTtcctaaatttcttttatacgtaagattttttaaaatttttttttaaataatctttttatcTAATTAACTGAATAGAAGTATAGAAACTATAATTAACTAGTATCACCGTATTCGTAAtcttattatgaaattgaaattagttttttttaaatggtttgATTATCTCTAGGTAATTTATTAATCACGGATCAATATGCTTTTAACAAAagattacaataaaaatattatataaatgaaaaaaaaagatcctatgaaaaaaaaaggagaaaacttttcttttctatatttatgaACAAGATAATATGTTGCTAAGATTGTgagattataataattttaatacttgATATATCACGTATTTATTAACTAAATCATGGTTAGAGGttaactttgaaaaattaaatcttaactATTTATTTTACCTATGACACGTGTCATTAATCCAAATAGAAACTTGGGGAaaatagagagaaaagaaaTGAAGAGGAGTCGGATCTACAATGAACACTATTTCAGTGATACTATATGATACAATgaattttaagtaaaaatttaaaaaaatattttatttaagcaAATATAACAATCATCCTACATGAAccaaatgaattaaagaagAGAATTGTCTTTATACTTCGATATATTTTGCGGTAGCTTTCGCccaagaggaaaaaaaagaattgtagAATCCCACATTTTTGGTGATTTATTAAAGTTAATCAATTTCCTCTAACTTccaatattatataatatattgatGACGACCCTTTTAATTTACTGGTAAGCCCTCTtgactaattaattaaactgTATTTGCACCACCTAACTATGATTAATTATTGTCATTATGGGACCAACTTGTCCTTTTTGGATTGATTAGTATTTGTGGTGGAACACAAggaaattttttaatcttgtaaaTAAAAAGGTCATGATGAGGTTGAACAAGTAAAGGTAAATGTTGGTGTCATTTGATTTCCTGGAAAACTTTTAGttaaaaaaaggtaaaacaCTTTTATCGAGATTAAGAAAAGTACGAATAGATAATTTCTTCTTATTCGTCTTAGCTTTGGTGAACATAGTAATCTGATATCTATTGTTGATAGAATGTAACATGTATAAAGTAAAATTAGTGGAGGTGCATTAGTTGACCCCTAATaccataattataaaaatatttaaaacactATTCTGATaccaatttaaaagaaaatgtgaaCGATGAATTTGGACTTGGAAAGCAAAGAGTACGTAGCATCTGTTAGCATATTCTAAAACGTGTAAAACATCATGTatctaaagtatattttttgcttGTACGAAGAAGATGCTTGTTGACCTTATATGATTAAAACAATGaccaataaatataatattttgagatATAAGTAATCTCCTTTGGGAAATTATTAAGCATTATCTTTACCTTTCTGGCCATGTGACTAAAATATTTCACGTTTATAAGTACAGTATTCGAAAAAGTAAATaatacatatcaaaataatttctcaaaatgtAAGTTATcgcaaaaaaataaagaaaagtaattttattgatgaatctTTATGAGTAGAATTTTGTGCATTTCCttgatttttctcttcttttgttttttgttgggggtctataataacacatttttttaacattaaacgATTTAGACCtacttgatttatttgatcaccAAGACCATTGGGTATTTCGAAGAAAAACACCTCTTGATCACTCCCCTTTTGAAAAAGACAATATTTGATGTCTTGATCTCGTTATGAATACTCATAACTTATTTGGATATTCCAGATgtttcttcaagaaaatatgtATCCGTTTTAATGGTGTGAGCTAAGGTTTAGAGTAGAGTATcctggaaaaaaaaatgaattcgaTTAATTTTATAGATGATCAtattaaatacaataaaattccGATGTTTACGTATCTATAATACATAAGTTTTTGACTAAGAAAATTTGAGTTAACCCTTGCAATTCTAAATGTGATGTAGACAGCGTACCTAATACagaatcatatataaatttctattattatttttttgttgaacaaAGCAGAGATGCCAAGATTTTGGTAGGTATGCTTTTCACATTGTCAACAACTAGGAAGATAAGTTTGTCAAGACtaggaaaattatttttagtatatatataactatCACATTTTCATTGCACAATTCACCCATTGAGCTCTTCTATATATAGCTAGCTAATTCTTTCTTTCACATTATTCAACTTCTCCTTTGCAGAATATATTTGTTGCTTCCCTCATTTTATTCCCTACACTTCCTTCAAGTCATTCCTTGAAAGATCCAACTATGGGTaacatcaacaaaaaaatttcaaatcaagATGATGCTAATGTGTTACTTCCAATTGATACTCCCTTTAAGTTTCCTTCTCCATTGCCTACTTGGCCTTCAGGTATTACTTCATGTTAATCAAGTGTAAATTTTTTCATTATCTTATAGGATGTCTAAGTTGTTGTGTGCTTCGCCTCGCTTAACTGATGCTTTCGTGCATGCGTCTAGGTTATGATACGCGTGATATTTTCACTCATGGACTTTAATTTCTTTAAGAGCACCGTATTACTATTTATAGATACGTTTTCTTGCATTACatgtaaaaaaaatgatgaGTGTGGTGCATCAAACATCCTATGTTGACACATGATTTGTGGAAGGATCCCTCTGTGACTAATTCCACGACTCGAACTTATGACTTATTATGTTATTTGTTTACATCTTAGGTGAAGGGTTTGCTAGTGGAATCATCGATCTTGGAGGACTACAAGTATCTCAAATATCATCATTTACTAAAGTATGGGCTagccaagaaggtggaccagaTAATCTTGGAGCTACAATCTTTGAGCCATCAAATTTACCAAATGATTTCTTTATGCTTGGATCCTATAGCCAACCTAACAATTTGCCCCTTTTTGGTTGGGTTCTTGTTGGTAAAGATTCATCAGGAGATGCTCTAAAATTGCCAAATGACTATACCCTTGTATGGAGTAGTGAAAGCTTGAAAATCAAACAGGATGGTGTTTGCTATATCTGGCTCCCAATTCCCCCTGAGGGCTGTAAATCTGTTGGACACGTTGTAACAACGTCTCCTCAGAAGCCTTCTCTCGACAAAATCAGATGTGTTCGTGCTGATTTAACCGATGTATCTGAAACTGATGATTGGATTTGGGGAAATGATGGCTTCAATGTGTACTCATCAAGACCAAAAGACAGAGGAATTAAGGGTCTAGGAGTGTCTACTGGTGCTTTTATGGCTTCAAATAACGGAGCTGCAGCAGATTCTCTAGCTTGTTTGAAAAACGTCGTAGAAAAATTCACTTCTATGCCAAATTTTAACCAAATCCAAGCACTATTTCAAGCGTATTCGCCTTTATATTACTTCCACCCTGATGAAGAATATTACCCTTCCTCTGTCCCTTGGTTTTTCCAGAATGGAGCATTGTTGTACACGAAAGGGCAAGAATCTACCCCGGTTGTTGTTCAGCCAGACGGTTCAAATCTCCCTCGAGATGGTTCAAATGATGGCGCGTATTGGTTAGACTTACCAACTGATGATTCAGCAAAAAATCGCGTCAAGAGTGGAGATTTCCATGCTGCCACATCCTACTTACATGTTAAACCAATGTTTGGCGCTACACATACTGATATCGCTCTATGGCTATTTTATCCCTTTAACGGCCCTGCTAGAGCCAAAATCGAATTCATCACCATTCCCTTGGGGAAAATTGGACAGCACGTTGGCGATTGGGAACACATTACGTTAAGGATTAGTAACTTCAATGGAGAGTTACAAAGTGTGTACTTCTCCCAACATAGTGGAGGAAATTGGGTGAGTACACCACaacttgaatttgaaaatggTAACAAGCCCGTGGCCTATTCATCGTTGCATGGTCACGCTTGTTATTCGAAAACAGGGCAAAATATGCAGGGGAATGGTAATATTGGGATAAGAAATGATACAGCAAAAGGGCAGGTGATGGACACTGGAGCAAATTATGAAGTGGTGGCTGGTGATTATTTGGAAATTGTTGAGCCAATATGGCTTAACTATGCTAGAGAATGGGGTCCAAAAATTAGTTATGATATTGCAAATGAGTTGAAAAAAATAGAGAGATTTTTGCCTGGGAAATTAAAGAGGGCTGTTGAGAAACTTGTGAAAAGTTTACCAAATGAGGTTTTGGGTGAGGAAGGACCAACTGGACCTAAGTTTAAGGATATGTGGAATGGTGATGAAAGAGGTTAAACATGGGGTTTGTTATTTTATCTATGATTGTATCATCAAATAGTTATTTCATAATTGTATCGTATGCTTACGTTTAAATTGTTATCCTTTGTTGATATAAAGTTTGCTAGTGATTGAATTGACTTAACGTTTCGTTTGATTGtagattttgaaattgaaacttgaaatttgaaattgtgTTTGGACATGCATTATACTTGAAACAAATTGTGAGTTTGGTGAGTCGAAGtcatgaaaattcaaaaattgttttgggaaacttgaaaatattaaagatcAGACTTTCAAAATCTGATCAAATttgatgataaatttttaaaatttatgatgaaaCGATAAACTTGTACTTATGGATCCGCTTGGTCATAACAacttttcattttgtttgaaattaaTGCTTGattgtgaaattttcaaatccaACTCGAAattatgtttcaattttttgaaaaaggcttagaacttattttttaattgtcgTTATTGAAATTGTATTTAAGTATATTCAAGCATTAAGTCGctattgaaattatatttaagtACATTCAAGCATATACATTATTCAAAATgttctttataaaaaatataaccaaAATAATTCGAGATGCAtgcattaaataatttttctatttcgCTTATATTTGGCTCATCATATGGACAAAATTGGATATTTTATCACTCTTTTATCATATTTGGTTGATAAGTAAACTAATTTCGTTCACATAATGATTTTTTATGCAATATTCTCATAATTCTAACAATTTGGAGCATCTACAATTTCAGCAATTTTTCCAAAGGTTATAACACAAATTATGCATGCATGGGATAGAGGTGTAtattg comes from Solanum pennellii chromosome 1, SPENNV200 and encodes:
- the LOC107015334 gene encoding uncharacterized protein LOC107015334, yielding MGNINKKISNQDDANVLLPIDTPFKFPSPLPTWPSGEGFASGIIDLGGLQVSQISSFTKVWASQEGGPDNLGATIFEPSNLPNDFFMLGSYSQPNNLPLFGWVLVGKDSSGDALKLPNDYTLVWSSESLKIKQDGVCYIWLPIPPEGCKSVGHVVTTSPQKPSLDKIRCVRADLTDVSETDDWIWGNDGFNVYSSRPKDRGIKGLGVSTGAFMASNNGAAADSLACLKNVVEKFTSMPNFNQIQALFQAYSPLYYFHPDEEYYPSSVPWFFQNGALLYTKGQESTPVVVQPDGSNLPRDGSNDGAYWLDLPTDDSAKNRVKSGDFHAATSYLHVKPMFGATHTDIALWLFYPFNGPARAKIEFITIPLGKIGQHVGDWEHITLRISNFNGELQSVYFSQHSGGNWVSTPQLEFENGNKPVAYSSLHGHACYSKTGQNMQGNGNIGIRNDTAKGQVMDTGANYEVVAGDYLEIVEPIWLNYAREWGPKISYDIANELKKIERFLPGKLKRAVEKLVKSLPNEVLGEEGPTGPKFKDMWNGDERG